One window of Dermacentor albipictus isolate Rhodes 1998 colony chromosome 9, USDA_Dalb.pri_finalv2, whole genome shotgun sequence genomic DNA carries:
- the LOC139049797 gene encoding piggyBac transposable element-derived protein 4-like has protein sequence MHILEKQSYSERDGSWKEVTPDEMKKFIGLLIYMGIVQVPRLHCYWSTRKLFSGLLPPSVMPRNRFKALLAFLSVSDPEKTTAASHGKLHRVASLLKHINASSAQFFQPDRSLSVDERMVKSKGRSGIRQYMRDKVIKWGYKLWVLADSKSGYTVQFSVYTGKREAPSARGLAFDVVTRLAEDYLDQGYIIYLDNFYTSTSLFIHLLERKTLACGTTRKDRRGFPAELKDTQWEKKAKRGDVRWLRDQDVLYLQWKDKRVVHMMSTAHTANKFVLAKRRRKVDNKWQEVSVKKPMLIDKYNAGMLGVDKSDQLIGTYNVLMKCVRWWKTLFFHSIDIAVVNSFILFDEHRRQHPEVPELSRGSRFDQFAFRLELVEQLIGLDEQQHPEPKAPPAVPATCAPKDQKHKPQKLQRYRNCKLCYQERKVEQKTNVFCETCSANLCFTTSRNCFVRWHDSH, from the coding sequence ATGCACATTTTGGAGAAACAATCGTACAGTGAGAGAGATGGATCTTGGAAGGAAGTGACTCccgatgagatgaagaagtttatCGGACTTCTCATTTACATGGGTATTGTACAAGTACCGCGCTTGCACTGCTACTGGAGCACGCGGAAATTATTTTCTGGTCTTCTTCCGCCTTCGGTAATGCCAAGAAATAGATTCAAAGCGTTGCTTGCATTCCTGAGTGTGTCCGACCCTGAGAAGACAACTGCCGCATCTCATGGCAAGCTGCATCGCGTAGCTTCGCTGCTGAAGCACATCAACGCCTCATCCGCCCAATTTTTCCAGCCTGATCGGAGCCTCTCCGTTGACGAGAGGATGGTAAAATCCAAAGGCAGATCCGGAATTAGACAGTACATGCGGGACAAAGTTATTAAATGGGGGTATAAATTGTGGGTTTTGGCGGACTCCAAATCTGGTTACACTGTTCAGTTCAGTGTATACACAGGAAAGCGTGAAGCACCTAGCGCACGTGGGCtggcattcgatgttgtgacGCGACTGGCAGAGGACTACCTAGATCAAGGGTACATCATTTATTTAGACAACTTTTACACGTCGACATCCTTGTTCATACACTTGTTGGAGCGCAAGACGCTTGCTTGTGGCACAACGCGCAAGGATCGTCGGGGCTTTCCAGCCGAGCTCAAGGACACCCaatgggaaaaaaaagcaaagagaggAGATGTTCGCTGGCTACGGGACCAGGACGTACTATATTTGCAATGGAAGGACAAGCGTGTTGTTCACATGATGTCGACAGCCCACACAGCCAACAAATTCGTACTTGCGAAGCGCCGAAGGAAAGTGGACAATAAGTGGCAAGAAGTATCGGTGAAAAAGCCAATGCTGATTGACAAGTACAATGCGGGCATGCTCGGCGTCGATAAATCGGACCAGCTGATTGGGACATACAATGTTCTGATGAAGTGCGTGCGTTGGTGGAAAACGCTGTTTTTCCACAGTATAGATATTGCTGTTGTCAACAGCTTTATTCTATTTGATGAGCACCGTCGGCAACATCCCGAAGTACCTGAATTGTCAAGGGGTTCGCGCTTTGATCAGTTCGCGTTCAGGCTAGAGCTGGTAGAGCAGCTCATAGGGCTTGATGAGCAACAACATCCAGAACCCAAGGCTCCTCCTGCTGTTCCCGCTACATGTGCCCCTAAGGATCAAAAGCACAAGCCCCAGAAGCTACAAAGATACAGGAACTGCAAATTGTGCTATCAAGAACGGAAAGTGGAACAAAAAACGAACGTTTTCTGCGAGACGTGCTCCGCAAACTTGTGCTTCACCACATCACGCAACTGCTTTGTGCGGTGGCACGATAGCCACTAG